A single genomic interval of Seriola aureovittata isolate HTS-2021-v1 ecotype China chromosome 10, ASM2101889v1, whole genome shotgun sequence harbors:
- the LOC130176673 gene encoding leptin-like, giving the protein MDYTLALLFSLLQALSLCTAAPLPTEVVKMKSKVKWMAEQLVVRLDKDLQVPAGLTLSQPADDLDGPASIVTILEGYNCLISDTFNGVSQVKLDISSLTGYLNQWRQGHCSEQRPKPPVSGPLQKLQSRKEFIHTVSIEALMRVKEFLNLLLKNLDHLETC; this is encoded by the exons ATGGACTACACTCTGGCTCTCCTGTTTTCTCTACTGCAAGCTTTAAGTTTGTGCACAGCTGCTCCTCTGCCAACGGAAGTTGTGAAGATGAAATCAAAAGTGAAATGGATGGCTGAACAGCTGGTTGTCAGGCTGGACAAAGACTTGCAG GTCCCTGCTGGCCTCACACTCAGTCAGCCTGCTGACGATCTGGATGGACCCGCCTCCATAGTGACAATCTTGGAGGGTTACAACTGCCTGATCTCTGACACCTTTAACGGGGTCTCCCAGGTCAAGTTGGACATCTCTTCGTTGACGGGTTACCTCAATCAGTGGAGGCAGGGGCACTGCAGTGAGCAGCGGCCAAAGCCTCCAGTGTCGGGGCCGCTGCAAAAACTACAGAGTCGAAAAGAGTTCATCCACACGGTGAGCATCGAAGCTCTCATGAGAGTGAAAGAGTTCCtcaatctgctgctgaaaaatcTGGATCATCTTGAGACTTGCTGA
- the rbm28 gene encoding RNA-binding protein 28 isoform X2, producing MPAQTIFVRSLPAAASNQRLEEIFSEIGPIKQCFVVREKGTETCRGFGYVTYSMEEDAKRALKEVKEYDGQRVFLSVAKKKIRDKKKTGPEEPTAAPKEKEQKPKGFRNKQKSRLIIRNLSFKCSEDDLKEEFAKFGTVLEAKIPLKPDGKMRGFAFVMLKNVPEAAKALNAMNLKEIKGRQVAVDWAIPKDKFTATQPPPIAGNTTTVEAAGKQSDSESDTEDDAKGKKQAAPAKKKVSSKPAVQQADDDDDDDEDDSMEQDSEDDEEEEDDDGDDDDDDDDDVSQEGEDDDDESSLDSNEDQDDSQDEDEEDEDDEEGGSAQKKASKKLLPSDVKEGRTIFIRNLSFDTEEEGLEEVLLKYGELNYIKIVLHPDTEHSKGCAFAQFKTKEAADKCMAAAQDEAENGGIRVDGRKLFIVAAVTREDAAKLKVNKAKVETGTRNLYLAREGLIRAGTKAAEGVPEADMIKRTRFEEVKRAKLRDISVFVSKTRLCVHNLPKSVDNKKLKALCLQAIKGGKGVRITECRVMYDKKPQKGQSMGQSLSYGFVQFQEHEHALSTLRYLNNNPDIFGSHKRPIVEFSLEDSRKLKIKELRQQKNKFFQNHPVKGGANPQSQAAGDGAGPRKGGRKAQSSSELTGNGRTPPQNQKKDRGYSGFQTNPEVEHIDLENGKKRKKVLHLPSHRGPKIRMRDKGKQQAPPPKKAKPGSNRREHVRQQMEKPTQPRNQKVKAGKKHFKRRNGDPFDSLVEQYKKKLMGNNDRNTIIKRNKWFNS from the exons ATGCCAGCTCAGACTATATTCGTTCGTTCTTTACCAGCTGCAGCTTCAAATCAGCGTCTTGAGgaaatattttctgaaattGGTCCAATAAAGCAGTGCTTCGTGGTCAGAGAGAAAG GCACAGAAACATGTCGGGGGTTTGGCTATGTCACATATTCCATGGAGGAAGATGCAAAGCGAGCCTTGAAAGAAGTAAAAGAATACGACGGACAGAGGGTTTTCCTGTCAGTAgcgaagaaaaaaataagagacaaaaagaaaacag GACCTGAAGAGCCAACTGCAGCACCAAAGGAGAAGGAGCAAAAACCTAAGGGCTTCAggaataaacaaaaatcaagaCTTATCATAAGGAACCTCAGTTTTAAG TGTTCAGAAGATGACTTGAAGGAGGAATTTGCCAAGTTTGGAACAGTTCTTGAGGCCAAAATTCCCCTGAAACCTg ATGGGAAGATGCGAGGATTCGCATTCGTCATGCTCAAAAATGTGCCTGAGGCAGCAAAAGCGCTTAATGCTATGAACCTGAAGGAGATCAAAG GTCGGCAGGTAGCAGTTGACTGGGCTATCCCGAAGGACAAATTCACTGCCACACAGCCACCCCCAATTGCAG GAAATACGACTACAGTAGAGGCAGCTGGAAAACAGTCAGACTCAGAAAGTGACACTGAAGACGACgctaaaggaaaaaaacaagcgGCACCTGCGAAGAAAAA AGTCAGTTCGAAACCAGCTGTGCAGCAGgcggatgatgatgatgatgatgacgaagaTGATAGTATGGAACAAGACAGTGAggatgacgaggaggaggaggacgacgacggcgatgatgatgatgatgatgatgatgatgtgtccCAGGAGGGAGAagacgatgatgatgagagTAGCCTTGATTCAAATGAGGATCAAGATGACAGtcaggatgaagatgaggaggatgaggatgacgAAGAAGGGGGATCAG CTCAGAAGAAAGCCTCAAAGAAACTTCTTCCTTCAGATGTGAAAGAGGGAAGAACAATTTTCATCAG GAACCTGTCCTTTGACACTGAGGAAGAGGGTCTTGAGGAAGTTCTCCTAAAGTACGGAGAGCTTAACTACATAAAGATTGTTCTCCACCCAGACACAGAACATTCAAAGG GTTGTGCATTTGCTCAGTTTAAGACTAAAGAGGCTGCAGACAAATGCATGGCTGCAGCACAGGACGAGGCGGAG AATGGTGGCATCCGTGTAGATGGCAGAAAACTGTTTATTGTGGCAGCAGTGACCAGAGAAGATGCTGCCAAACTGAAGGTCAATAAGGCGAAAGTGGAGACGGGCACCAGGAACCTGTACTTGGCCAGAGAGGGAT TGATCCGTGCTGGAACCAAGGCTGCAGAGGGTGTACCTGAAGCAGACATGATCAAAAGAACAAGA TTTGAAGAAGTAAAAAGGGCCAAGCTTCGGGACATAAGCGTGTTTGTGTCAAAGACTCGTCTGTGTGTCCATAACCTTCCCAAGTCAGTGGACAATAAAAAACTCAAAGCCCTCTGCCTTCAAGCCATTAAGGGCGGCAAGGGAGTCCGCATCACAGAG TGTCGGGTGATGTATGACAAGAAGCCACAGAAGGGTCAGTCGATGGGACAGTCATTAAGCTACGGCTTTGTCCAGTTCCAGGAACATGAACATGCTCTCAGCACACTTCGTTACCTCAACAACAACCCTGATATCTTTGGGTCACACAAG AGACCTATTGTTGAGTTCTCCCTGGAGGATTCgaggaaactgaaaataaagGAATTGCGACAGCAAAAAAACAAG ttttTCCAAAATCATCCTGTGAAAGGAGGAGCAAATCCTCAGTCCCAGGCGGCTGGAGATGGAGCAGGACCTAGGAAAGGTGGAAGAAAAGCACAGTCCTCATCAGAGCTGACAGGAAACGGGAGAA CTCCCCCTCAAAAccagaaaaaagacagaggctACTCCGGCTTCCAGACCAACCCTGAGGTCGAGCACATAGACTTGGAGAACGGAAAGAAACGAAAGAAGGTTCTACATCTGCCTTCTCATCGGGGACCTAAGATCAG AATGCGTGATAAAGGAAAGCAGCAAGCTCCACCACCCAAGAAAGCAAAACCTGGATCCAACAGGAGAGAGCACGTAAGACAACAGATGGAGAAGCCCACACAGCCCAGAAACCAG AAGGTTAAAGCAGGAAAGAAACATTTCAAGAGAAGGAACGGAGACCCTTTTGACAGCCTGGTGGAGCAGTACAAGAAGAAACTGATGGGTAACAATGACAGGAACACAATTATCAAAAGAAACAAGTGGTTTAATAGTTAa
- the rbm28 gene encoding RNA-binding protein 28 isoform X1, translated as MPAQTIFVRSLPAAASNQRLEEIFSEIGPIKQCFVVREKGTETCRGFGYVTYSMEEDAKRALKEVKEYDGQRVFLSVAKKKIRDKKKTGPEEPTAAPKEKEQKPKGFRNKQKSRLIIRNLSFKCSEDDLKEEFAKFGTVLEAKIPLKPDGKMRGFAFVMLKNVPEAAKALNAMNLKEIKGRQVAVDWAIPKDKFTATQPPPIAGNTTTVEAAGKQSDSESDTEDDAKGKKQAAPAKKKVSSKPAVQQADDDDDDDEDDSMEQDSEDDEEEEDDDGDDDDDDDDDVSQEGEDDDDESSLDSNEDQDDSQDEDEEDEDDEEGGSAQKKASKKLLPSDVKEGRTIFIRNLSFDTEEEGLEEVLLKYGELNYIKIVLHPDTEHSKGCAFAQFKTKEAADKCMAAAQDEAENGGIRVDGRKLFIVAAVTREDAAKLKVNKAKVETGTRNLYLAREGLIRAGTKAAEGVPEADMIKRTRFEEVKRAKLRDISVFVSKTRLCVHNLPKSVDNKKLKALCLQAIKGGKGVRITECRVMYDKKPQKGQSMGQSLSYGFVQFQEHEHALSTLRYLNNNPDIFGSHKRPIVEFSLEDSRKLKIKELRQQKNKQFFQNHPVKGGANPQSQAAGDGAGPRKGGRKAQSSSELTGNGRTPPQNQKKDRGYSGFQTNPEVEHIDLENGKKRKKVLHLPSHRGPKIRMRDKGKQQAPPPKKAKPGSNRREHVRQQMEKPTQPRNQKVKAGKKHFKRRNGDPFDSLVEQYKKKLMGNNDRNTIIKRNKWFNS; from the exons ATGCCAGCTCAGACTATATTCGTTCGTTCTTTACCAGCTGCAGCTTCAAATCAGCGTCTTGAGgaaatattttctgaaattGGTCCAATAAAGCAGTGCTTCGTGGTCAGAGAGAAAG GCACAGAAACATGTCGGGGGTTTGGCTATGTCACATATTCCATGGAGGAAGATGCAAAGCGAGCCTTGAAAGAAGTAAAAGAATACGACGGACAGAGGGTTTTCCTGTCAGTAgcgaagaaaaaaataagagacaaaaagaaaacag GACCTGAAGAGCCAACTGCAGCACCAAAGGAGAAGGAGCAAAAACCTAAGGGCTTCAggaataaacaaaaatcaagaCTTATCATAAGGAACCTCAGTTTTAAG TGTTCAGAAGATGACTTGAAGGAGGAATTTGCCAAGTTTGGAACAGTTCTTGAGGCCAAAATTCCCCTGAAACCTg ATGGGAAGATGCGAGGATTCGCATTCGTCATGCTCAAAAATGTGCCTGAGGCAGCAAAAGCGCTTAATGCTATGAACCTGAAGGAGATCAAAG GTCGGCAGGTAGCAGTTGACTGGGCTATCCCGAAGGACAAATTCACTGCCACACAGCCACCCCCAATTGCAG GAAATACGACTACAGTAGAGGCAGCTGGAAAACAGTCAGACTCAGAAAGTGACACTGAAGACGACgctaaaggaaaaaaacaagcgGCACCTGCGAAGAAAAA AGTCAGTTCGAAACCAGCTGTGCAGCAGgcggatgatgatgatgatgatgacgaagaTGATAGTATGGAACAAGACAGTGAggatgacgaggaggaggaggacgacgacggcgatgatgatgatgatgatgatgatgatgtgtccCAGGAGGGAGAagacgatgatgatgagagTAGCCTTGATTCAAATGAGGATCAAGATGACAGtcaggatgaagatgaggaggatgaggatgacgAAGAAGGGGGATCAG CTCAGAAGAAAGCCTCAAAGAAACTTCTTCCTTCAGATGTGAAAGAGGGAAGAACAATTTTCATCAG GAACCTGTCCTTTGACACTGAGGAAGAGGGTCTTGAGGAAGTTCTCCTAAAGTACGGAGAGCTTAACTACATAAAGATTGTTCTCCACCCAGACACAGAACATTCAAAGG GTTGTGCATTTGCTCAGTTTAAGACTAAAGAGGCTGCAGACAAATGCATGGCTGCAGCACAGGACGAGGCGGAG AATGGTGGCATCCGTGTAGATGGCAGAAAACTGTTTATTGTGGCAGCAGTGACCAGAGAAGATGCTGCCAAACTGAAGGTCAATAAGGCGAAAGTGGAGACGGGCACCAGGAACCTGTACTTGGCCAGAGAGGGAT TGATCCGTGCTGGAACCAAGGCTGCAGAGGGTGTACCTGAAGCAGACATGATCAAAAGAACAAGA TTTGAAGAAGTAAAAAGGGCCAAGCTTCGGGACATAAGCGTGTTTGTGTCAAAGACTCGTCTGTGTGTCCATAACCTTCCCAAGTCAGTGGACAATAAAAAACTCAAAGCCCTCTGCCTTCAAGCCATTAAGGGCGGCAAGGGAGTCCGCATCACAGAG TGTCGGGTGATGTATGACAAGAAGCCACAGAAGGGTCAGTCGATGGGACAGTCATTAAGCTACGGCTTTGTCCAGTTCCAGGAACATGAACATGCTCTCAGCACACTTCGTTACCTCAACAACAACCCTGATATCTTTGGGTCACACAAG AGACCTATTGTTGAGTTCTCCCTGGAGGATTCgaggaaactgaaaataaagGAATTGCGACAGCAAAAAAACAAG cagttttTCCAAAATCATCCTGTGAAAGGAGGAGCAAATCCTCAGTCCCAGGCGGCTGGAGATGGAGCAGGACCTAGGAAAGGTGGAAGAAAAGCACAGTCCTCATCAGAGCTGACAGGAAACGGGAGAA CTCCCCCTCAAAAccagaaaaaagacagaggctACTCCGGCTTCCAGACCAACCCTGAGGTCGAGCACATAGACTTGGAGAACGGAAAGAAACGAAAGAAGGTTCTACATCTGCCTTCTCATCGGGGACCTAAGATCAG AATGCGTGATAAAGGAAAGCAGCAAGCTCCACCACCCAAGAAAGCAAAACCTGGATCCAACAGGAGAGAGCACGTAAGACAACAGATGGAGAAGCCCACACAGCCCAGAAACCAG AAGGTTAAAGCAGGAAAGAAACATTTCAAGAGAAGGAACGGAGACCCTTTTGACAGCCTGGTGGAGCAGTACAAGAAGAAACTGATGGGTAACAATGACAGGAACACAATTATCAAAAGAAACAAGTGGTTTAATAGTTAa
- the rbm28 gene encoding RNA-binding protein 28 isoform X3, with translation MPAQTIFVRSLPAAASNQRLEEIFSEIGPIKQCFVVREKGTETCRGFGYVTYSMEEDAKRALKEVKEYDGQRVFLSVAKKKIRDKKKTGPEEPTAAPKEKEQKPKGFRNKQKSRLIIRNLSFKCSEDDLKEEFAKFGTVLEAKIPLKPDGKMRGFAFVMLKNVPEAAKALNAMNLKEIKGRQVAVDWAIPKDKFTATQPPPIAGNTTTVEAAGKQSDSESDTEDDAKGKKQAAPAKKKVSSKPAVQQADDDDDDDEDDSMEQDSEDDEEEEDDDGDDDDDDDDDVSQEGEDDDDESSLDSNEDQDDSQDEDEEDEDDEEGGSAQKKASKKLLPSDVKEGRTIFIRNLSFDTEEEGLEEVLLKYGELNYIKIVLHPDTEHSKGCAFAQFKTKEAADKCMAAAQDEAENGGIRVDGRKLFIVAAVTREDAAKLKVNKAKVETGTRNLYLAREGLIRAGTKAAEGVPEADMIKRTRFEEVKRAKLRDISVFVSKTRLCVHNLPKSVDNKKLKALCLQAIKGGKGVRITECRVMYDKKPQKGQSMGQSLSYGFVQFQEHEHALSTLRYLNNNPDIFGSHKRPIVEFSLEDSRKLKIKELRQQKNKQFFQNHPVKGGANPQSQAAGDGAGPRKGGRKAQSSSELTGNGRTPPQNQKKDRGYSGFQTNPEVEHIDLENGKKRKKVLHLPSHRGPKIRMRDKGKQQAPPPKKAKPGSNRREHKVKAGKKHFKRRNGDPFDSLVEQYKKKLMGNNDRNTIIKRNKWFNS, from the exons ATGCCAGCTCAGACTATATTCGTTCGTTCTTTACCAGCTGCAGCTTCAAATCAGCGTCTTGAGgaaatattttctgaaattGGTCCAATAAAGCAGTGCTTCGTGGTCAGAGAGAAAG GCACAGAAACATGTCGGGGGTTTGGCTATGTCACATATTCCATGGAGGAAGATGCAAAGCGAGCCTTGAAAGAAGTAAAAGAATACGACGGACAGAGGGTTTTCCTGTCAGTAgcgaagaaaaaaataagagacaaaaagaaaacag GACCTGAAGAGCCAACTGCAGCACCAAAGGAGAAGGAGCAAAAACCTAAGGGCTTCAggaataaacaaaaatcaagaCTTATCATAAGGAACCTCAGTTTTAAG TGTTCAGAAGATGACTTGAAGGAGGAATTTGCCAAGTTTGGAACAGTTCTTGAGGCCAAAATTCCCCTGAAACCTg ATGGGAAGATGCGAGGATTCGCATTCGTCATGCTCAAAAATGTGCCTGAGGCAGCAAAAGCGCTTAATGCTATGAACCTGAAGGAGATCAAAG GTCGGCAGGTAGCAGTTGACTGGGCTATCCCGAAGGACAAATTCACTGCCACACAGCCACCCCCAATTGCAG GAAATACGACTACAGTAGAGGCAGCTGGAAAACAGTCAGACTCAGAAAGTGACACTGAAGACGACgctaaaggaaaaaaacaagcgGCACCTGCGAAGAAAAA AGTCAGTTCGAAACCAGCTGTGCAGCAGgcggatgatgatgatgatgatgacgaagaTGATAGTATGGAACAAGACAGTGAggatgacgaggaggaggaggacgacgacggcgatgatgatgatgatgatgatgatgatgtgtccCAGGAGGGAGAagacgatgatgatgagagTAGCCTTGATTCAAATGAGGATCAAGATGACAGtcaggatgaagatgaggaggatgaggatgacgAAGAAGGGGGATCAG CTCAGAAGAAAGCCTCAAAGAAACTTCTTCCTTCAGATGTGAAAGAGGGAAGAACAATTTTCATCAG GAACCTGTCCTTTGACACTGAGGAAGAGGGTCTTGAGGAAGTTCTCCTAAAGTACGGAGAGCTTAACTACATAAAGATTGTTCTCCACCCAGACACAGAACATTCAAAGG GTTGTGCATTTGCTCAGTTTAAGACTAAAGAGGCTGCAGACAAATGCATGGCTGCAGCACAGGACGAGGCGGAG AATGGTGGCATCCGTGTAGATGGCAGAAAACTGTTTATTGTGGCAGCAGTGACCAGAGAAGATGCTGCCAAACTGAAGGTCAATAAGGCGAAAGTGGAGACGGGCACCAGGAACCTGTACTTGGCCAGAGAGGGAT TGATCCGTGCTGGAACCAAGGCTGCAGAGGGTGTACCTGAAGCAGACATGATCAAAAGAACAAGA TTTGAAGAAGTAAAAAGGGCCAAGCTTCGGGACATAAGCGTGTTTGTGTCAAAGACTCGTCTGTGTGTCCATAACCTTCCCAAGTCAGTGGACAATAAAAAACTCAAAGCCCTCTGCCTTCAAGCCATTAAGGGCGGCAAGGGAGTCCGCATCACAGAG TGTCGGGTGATGTATGACAAGAAGCCACAGAAGGGTCAGTCGATGGGACAGTCATTAAGCTACGGCTTTGTCCAGTTCCAGGAACATGAACATGCTCTCAGCACACTTCGTTACCTCAACAACAACCCTGATATCTTTGGGTCACACAAG AGACCTATTGTTGAGTTCTCCCTGGAGGATTCgaggaaactgaaaataaagGAATTGCGACAGCAAAAAAACAAG cagttttTCCAAAATCATCCTGTGAAAGGAGGAGCAAATCCTCAGTCCCAGGCGGCTGGAGATGGAGCAGGACCTAGGAAAGGTGGAAGAAAAGCACAGTCCTCATCAGAGCTGACAGGAAACGGGAGAA CTCCCCCTCAAAAccagaaaaaagacagaggctACTCCGGCTTCCAGACCAACCCTGAGGTCGAGCACATAGACTTGGAGAACGGAAAGAAACGAAAGAAGGTTCTACATCTGCCTTCTCATCGGGGACCTAAGATCAG AATGCGTGATAAAGGAAAGCAGCAAGCTCCACCACCCAAGAAAGCAAAACCTGGATCCAACAGGAGAGAGCAC AAGGTTAAAGCAGGAAAGAAACATTTCAAGAGAAGGAACGGAGACCCTTTTGACAGCCTGGTGGAGCAGTACAAGAAGAAACTGATGGGTAACAATGACAGGAACACAATTATCAAAAGAAACAAGTGGTTTAATAGTTAa